The Nitrospinota bacterium nucleotide sequence TGCGCAAGATGAAGGACGCAAAGTAAGAAGCTTTTCAAGCCATCCCCCGTTGCGCATGTCGCGGCGCAACTGATTCTCCAAAGCCGTTTTCCCTGATCAGCCAGGCGTCACTTTCCAGCCGCCAAACGCTCTTGCTTAAAATATTTGCTTGACAAAAATAAGAAAAAATATGAATACTTGCATGGTCTGATACTAGATGAACAATAGTATTGTAATTTAGTAAGTGCGCCGCCCGGCCGGGGCGGTTCCCATGGATATGGCACGCTCGGAGGGTCAATAAACAGATCATGGCGAAGGGCCTTATTTTTGTCCCCAGGGTGGATGACCGCTATTACACGGCGGACGCGCGGCTGTTGTCCGGAATTTTGCCCTGGCTGGGCCCGGAATATGTGCGCCTGTACGCCCAGGTAAAGGGTGGGCACGATGTGCGGGTGATCTATGATGACGTGGACCCCGGGGTTGACATCTACTCCATGGTGGCGCAGGCCCCGCCCGATACCCTGATCGGCATAAGCGTCACCTCCCTTTCATACGGCGCCGCCGCGCGCATCATGAACATCGCCCGCGCCCGGGAGATGCGGGTGGTGTTGGGAGGCCCGCACATACGCTCCGCCTGGCGGATGATATTGGAGCGCAGGCCATACGCGCTGTGCGTCACTTCATCGGGGGAGGAGGCGTTCCTGGCGCTGCTCAACGATGAACCGCTCGATAAGGCGCCCGGCCTTGCCTTCGTTGGGCCGGGAGGAATTAGGCAAAATCCCGGCGCCAACGTCCAGTATGAAGAACTGCCCATGATCAACACAACAATAGATTATGAGCCTTTCTTCAAAAGATGGGACGCCGCCAGCGGCTCTCTTTACCAGAACGGCGGAAGCCGCGGGGTGAGCATAAGGGGTGTTAAGGGGTGCGCCAAGACGAAGCAATGCGCGTTCTGCTCGGTGGAGCGTATGGAGTCGTATGACCCTGTGGTGCGCGCCAGGCAGATATTCATGGAGCGCATGGACGCCGCCGGGCGTTTCGGCGAATCGGTCTTTATCAGGGAGTGCAGCGACGACCTTCCGAACACCGAATGCCTGGAGGAGCTGGGCCGGCTCGCCCAAACCGGGCATGACTCGCCGGTGTACGTGTACGCCAGGATCGCCCCGGTGCTAAAGAAGGCGGAACTTGTGAGAAAGGCGGGGTACACGCACTTACTGCTGGGGCTTGAATCTTTCAGCGGCGCGTCATACGACGTGATGGGCAAACCCGCCAAATCCTTCCATCAGCTAAAGGCGCTGCTGGAAAAGACCCGGTCGTCGGGCATGTTTTTTTACATATCCGGAATTCTTGGCTGGCCCGGCGAATCGGTGGAAACTCTGGAGATGGCGCGAAGGAACATCGAGGAGTTGCTCAAGTACGATCATATAAAGGGGATTGCCATAGGGTGTCTTTTACTGTATCCGGACACGGAATTTTACTTGAAGTTGATGCAAGAGCCTGGAATGGCGCAAAAACATCTTGGGCGCAGCGAGGTTTTGGACTATAGCGAGCTGTTCTC carries:
- a CDS encoding cobalamin B12-binding domain-containing protein — its product is MAKGLIFVPRVDDRYYTADARLLSGILPWLGPEYVRLYAQVKGGHDVRVIYDDVDPGVDIYSMVAQAPPDTLIGISVTSLSYGAAARIMNIARAREMRVVLGGPHIRSAWRMILERRPYALCVTSSGEEAFLALLNDEPLDKAPGLAFVGPGGIRQNPGANVQYEELPMINTTIDYEPFFKRWDAASGSLYQNGGSRGVSIRGVKGCAKTKQCAFCSVERMESYDPVVRARQIFMERMDAAGRFGESVFIRECSDDLPNTECLEELGRLAQTGHDSPVYVYARIAPVLKKAELVRKAGYTHLLLGLESFSGASYDVMGKPAKSFHQLKALLEKTRSSGMFFYISGILGWPGESVETLEMARRNIEELLKYDHIKGIAIGCLLLYPDTEFYLKLMQEPGMAQKHLGRSEVLDYSELFSDWLARFSDGLKLDAIESILGGICSMDPRINYISGFVR